Proteins from a genomic interval of Trifolium pratense cultivar HEN17-A07 linkage group LG6, ARS_RC_1.1, whole genome shotgun sequence:
- the LOC123889884 gene encoding uncharacterized protein LOC123889884, which yields MDSILFVACENALWCIGNNDVQKLGRSVFPENLKATTISEITRLRNVAMTSITSPFVVDERTIQMSVSLQQETYTLLQWLDTKVEKAGERIFRVGSVRYRMDPSRRTLQRILDDESLSSASINSGLASKKGSIPRRLVFGNDEYV from the exons ATGGACTCGATTCTCTTCGTT GCATGTGAAAATGCATTGTGGTGCATTGGTAATAATGATGTTCAAAAGCTTGGAAGAAGTGTTTTTCCTGAAAATTTGAAGGCTACTACTATCAGCGAGATAACTAGACTCAGGAACGTTGCAATGACATCAATTACTTCACCTTTTG TGGTTGATGAACGGACTATCCAGATGTCGGTAAGTCTACAACAAGAGACATATACTTTACTTCAGTGGTTAGATACCAAAGTAGAGAAAGCTG GAGAACGTATATTTCGTGTTGGTTCAGTTCGCTACAGAATGGATCCTTCCAGGCGGACACTTCAGAGGATTTTAG ATGATGAATCCCTGTCCTCTGCCTCAATCAATTCAGGTTTGGCGTCCAAAAAAGGTTCCATTCCAAGGAGATTAGTGTTTGGAAATGATGA ATATGTCTGA
- the LOC123889885 gene encoding peptidyl-prolyl cis-trans isomerase FKBP62-like yields the protein MKKGEKVLLNIKPEYAFGEGGKPSSGDDDVVPPNASLQMDLGLVLWWIVSDITKDKKVLMKILKEGEGYERPNDGAMVLGTVLLIKAFKGFCTLISFVKVRILCLHFL from the exons ATGAAGAAGGGAGAGAAAGTTCTCTTGAATATTAAGCCAGAAT ATGCATTTGGTGAGGGTGGAAAACCTTCATCAGGAGATGATGATGTTGTGCCTCCCAATGCTTCGCTCCAAATGGATCTTGGGTTAGTCTTGTGGTGGATTGTATCTGACATTACTAAGGATAAGAAGGTCCTTATGAAGATCTTGAAGGAAGGAGAGGGATATGAAAGACCAAATGATGGAGCTATGGTTCTAGGTACAGTTTTGCTAATAAAAGCTTTTAAAGGTTTTTGTACTTTGATTTCATTTGTAAAGGTGAGAATATTATGTCTTCATTTTCTTTag
- the LOC123890686 gene encoding acid phosphatase 1-like encodes MAQQGLLILFLLALLCKVMCTRSHHQSTKDPFTSSNIDGRFCLSWRLAVETNNELPWRTVPNQCSQYVEDYLIHGQYERDLELIMEQALNYVNGIPLVGDGMDAWILDVDDTCISNIYYYKSKNYGCDPYDPPAFRAWAVKGWCTAIPSVLRLFNKLIDNGFKVILLTGRDKETLYQATIDNLHNQGYIGYDQLIMRTTTYKGQSAVMYKSNIRKQLEDEAYRIWGNVGDQWSDLQGNSSGNRAFKLPNPMYFVP; translated from the exons atggcaCAACAAGGGCTTTTGATACTTTTCTTATTGGCATTGTTGTGCAAGGTGATGTGTACAAGATCACACCACCAAAGCACAAAAGACCCTTTTACTAGCTCAAATATTGATGGAAGATTTTGCTTGAGTTGGAGATTGGCAGTGGAGACAAATAATGAGCTTCCATGGAGAACAGTTCCAAATCAATGTTCTCAATATGTTGAAGATTACTTGATCCATGGTCAATATGAAAGGGACTTGGAATTAATAATGGAACAAGCCTTGAATTATGTTAATGGTATACCCCTTGTTGGTGATGGCATGGATGCTTGGATTTTAGATGTAGATGACACTTGCATCTCTAACATCTATTATTACAAAAGCAAAAATTATGG GTGTGATCCATATGATCCACCAGCGTTTAGGGCATGGGCAGTGAAAGGATGGTGCACAGCAATTCCTTCAGTATTAAGGCTATTTAACAAGTTGATAGATAATGGATTTAAGGTAATACTACTTACAGGAAGAGATAAAGAGACACTTTATCAAGCTACCATTGACAATTTGCACAATCAAGGATACATTGGATATGACCAACTAATTATGAG GACAACAACATATAAAGGGCAGAGTGCAGTGATGTATAAATCAAATATCAGGAAGCAATTAGAGGATGAAGCTTATAGAATATGGGGTAATGTAGGGGATCAATGGAGTGATCTCCAAGGAAACTCTTCTGGAAATCGTGCATTCAAGCTCCCAAATCCTATGTATTTTGTTCCCTAG